TTGAAGCGCTGCCATCTTAGTTAGCAACCACGTTAAGTAGTTTGCCAGGTACGTAAATTACTTTACGGATAGTCGCGCCTTCAGTGAACTTAGTCACGTTTTCTTCAGCAAATGCTAATGCTTCAACTTGCTCTTTGGTTGCATCTGCAGGCACTGTTAACTTAGCACGTAGCTTACCGTTAACTTGTACAATGATTAGCTTCTCATCTTCAACAAGTGCTGACTCATCAACTTTTGGCCATGCTGCATCTAAGATATCGCCTTCTTTGCCAAGGTCTTGCCATAACTGGTGACACATGTGCGGTGTGATAGGCGCAAGCATGATAAGTAATGCTTCAAGTGCTTCGTTTGCAATTGCCACATCTTGTTTATCAGCAAGTGGTGCCTTAAGTAACTTGTTCGAGATTTCCATGATTGCAGCGATTGCAGTGTTGAATGTTTGACGACGTTCAACGTCATCAGTCACTTTTGCAATTGCTTTATGAAGTTCACGGCGAAGTACTTTTTGGTCATTGTTTAGCGCTGATTTATCAAGCGCTTGGTAGCCTACTGTTTCTACATCAACAGCGTACTTCCAAATACGTTTTAAGAAACGCATTGCACCTTCAACACCTGAATCAGACCATTCAAGAGTTTGCTCTGGTGGTGCTGTAAACATCATGAATAAACGAACTGTATCTGCACCGTACTCGGCAATAACTTGTTGCGGGTCGATACCATTGTTTTTCGATTTCGACATTTTGCTCATGCCAGCAGAGAATACCGGCTCGCCATCTTCTTTGTGCCACGCTTTAACAACACGACCTTTGTCGTCTGTTTCAGTTTGTACATCAGTTGGTGAAATCCAGATATCACCGCCTTTCTCATCTTTACGATAGAAAGTATCTGCTAATACCATGCCTTGACATAGTAAGCGCTCAAATGGCTCATCTGAGTTTACTAAACCAAAGTCACGTAATAGTTTGTGGAAGAAACGCGAGTAAAGTAAGTGCAAGATCGCATGCTCAATACCACCAATGTATTGGTTTACTGGTAACCAGTAATTTGCAGCACCTGGCTCGATCATGCCTTCGTCAAAACGTGGGCTACAGTAACGAGCGTAGTACCAAGACGACTCCATGAAGGTATCGAAGGTATCTGTTTCGTGGAATGCAGGCGCGCCATTTACAGTTGTTTTAGCCCACTCAGGATCAGCTTTGATTGGTGAAGTCACACCATTCATTACTACGTCTTCTGGTAAGCGAACGGGTAGCATGTCATCTGTTGCTGCAAGCTCATCACCATTTTCGTCGCTTAACATTGGGATTGGAGAACCCCAGTAACGCTGACGGCTAACACCCCAGTCACGTAGACGGAAGTTAACTTTACGCTCACCTACACCCAGCGCTTCTAGTTTATCTGCTACGGCATTAAATGCTGCTTCAAACTCAAGACCATCGAACTCACCCGAGTTAACTAACACGCCTTTTTCTGTGTATGCTTGATTGTCTAAATCAACGTTTTCTTCAGAACCTGCAGCTGGTGCGATAACTTGGGCAATTTCAAGGCCATAAGCTGATGCGAACTCGTAGTCACGTTGGTCGTGCGCAGGAACAGCCATTACAGCGCCTGAGCCGTAATCCATTAATACAAAGTTAGCGACCCAAATTGGTACTTGCTTACCTGTTAATGGGTGAATCGCATAAAAGCCAGTTGCAATGCCTTTTTTGTCCATGGTTGCCATGTCTGCTTCAGCGATTTTTGTGTTTTTACACTCATCAACAAACATAGCTACAGCGTCGCTGTTTTTAGCGGCTTCTTGTGCAATTGGGTGACCGGCAGCAACTGCTACGTATGTCACACCCATGAAGGTATCTGGGCGCGTAGTATAAACACTGAATGTATCTTCGTTATCAGCACGCTTAAATTCGATTTCTAAACCTTCAGAGCGACCAATCCAGTTGCGCTGCATGGTTTTAACTTGCTCAGGCCAGTGATCAAGCTTATCTAAATCGTCTAGTAGCTCTTGTGCGTAATCAGTGATTTTGATGAACCATTGTGGAATTTCTTTTTGCTCAACAATGGCACCTGAACGCCAACCACGACCATCAATAACTTGTTCGTTAGCAAGCACTGTTTGGTCAACTGGATCCCAGTTTACTGTTGACATCTTTTTGTATACTAAGCCTTTTTCGTAAAGCTTAGTGAAGAACCACTGTTCCCACTTGTAGTATTCTGGGTGACATGTTGCGATTTCACGATCCCAATCATAACCAAAGCCTAATTGCTTTAACTGGTCACGCATGTAATCGATGTTTTCGTAAGTCCACTTAGCAGGTGCTGTGTTGTTTTTGATTGCCGCATTTTCAGCAGGTAGACCAAACGCATCCCAACCCATAGGTTGCATTACGTTTTTGCCTTGCAAGCGTTGGAAGCGTGATACTACGTCACCAATGGTGTAGTTACGAACGTGACCCATGTGGAGTCGGCCGCTTGGGTATGGGAACATAGATAGGCAGTAATACTTTTCTTTGCTCTCATCTTCAGTGACTTTAAATACTTGGTTTTCTTCCCAGTAGGCTTGTACTTTTGACTCAATGTCTTGCGGGTTATATTGCTCTTGCATCTACGATTCCAGACTTCTTGCAAATTAATAAAAAATTGTCGATAAGGATAACCCAAAATACATGCTAATCACAGCGGCAAATAGGCGCTTTTGTTAATTTTCCAAGGAAATATATTTTCAGGGCAGGTTAACCTATACTCAACTAGAATAACGATTGATTTTTCATCATTTTTGAAGGAGTAAACGATGGCAGATTATAAATCTTGGCTTAGCGATTTAAGTGCATGGCTCAAAGACGTAAAAGATCATGAGCTAAAAGATGCAATGGAAAAATTTGTTGAATCAGAGCAAGCACTTAAAGACTTAGGACAAGAAAAGCTCAATCAGTATCGTGACTATCTACAACGCGATATCGACCACATTAAAGAAAACGACAGTCACTATGATTCACTCGCATGGCTAGAGCTTAAAGAATCGCTCTGGTATGAGTTATCGCACATTGAAGATAAAACCCAGCTCGAATGGCAAGCCTTAAACCAAGATTTTCAACACAATGGTGTTTATCAAGAGGGAGAATGGATAGCCATGGGCACATTAGTATGTAAAAATTGTCAGCATAGTTACGATGTTTACCATGCTACGCAAATTACTCCTTGTACTGAATGTGGCGGTATTTATTTTCGCCGTAAGGCATTACAACCTTAATCAGTGACGCAGGCTTGTGCTGGGCGTTACCTATAATGCCCAGTCAAGACTGGGAAATAAGAAGTTAGAATGACAAAAAAACTAATCCCTCTACCTGTTTCTGCGTTAGCGCCTAAGATTGCAGCAAGTCATGTTGCTACTTGTATGCAAAACCCATATCCAGAAGCGTTGCCATTTATTGGTCAACAACGTGCACAAAGTGCCCTCGACTTTTCACTCGGAATGGAATTACCGGGTTACAATGTTTATGTGATGGGTGAAGCGGCTCATGGTCGTTACACCTTAGTAAAAGACAAACTCACAGCCCATTCAAAAGACCGCCCAACGCCTAATGAGTGGTTGTATGTTAACAACTATGATGACCACCGCGAGCCAATCGCGTTATTTATGCAAGCAGGTCAATCAAAGCAATTAGCTGACGATATAGATTCATTTATCGACGAAGTACTCGATACATTCCCCGCGGCTTTTGATAACCCAGGTTATCAACGCAAGAAAAAATCAATCGACCGTGAGTTTACCGATACTTACGATGCGGCAATTACTGCTGTTGAAATTGCCGCTCTTGAGCAAAGCGTGGCATTGATTGAAGAAAATGGTGTTGTTGGATTTGCGCCTTTAGTGAATGGTAAACAACTGAGCGACAGTGAATTTGCAGCCCTTGATGAGCCACTGCGTATCGAATTTTATGAGGTTATCGAAAAGCTTGAAGATGCGTTAATCGAAGCATTAATTGAGCTTCCTCGCTGGAAACGAGAGTCATCTGAAAAACTACGTAACCTTAAAAAATCAACTGCTGAGCTTGCTACTAAGCCACTAATAAAAGCCCTTGAACATAAATACGCTACGCACATTGGTGTATTACGTTATTTAAAAGACATCCGTGAAGAAATCATTGATGCGGTACTTGAATGGCTCGACGATGATGAAAACGACGAAAACAAAGAAGACTTTGACCGTAAAGGGATGCTCACAGACTTCTTTGCGCCCAATATTCTAGTCGAATACAAAGAGGGCGATGCAGCCCCTGTGGTGTATGAGCCAAACCCGACTTTTGGCAACATTTTCGGCAAAATTGAATATGCGACTTCGCAAGGCTCGCTTATCACTAGTTACCGCTCAATTCAGCCAGGTGCACTGCATCGTGCTAATGGTGGCTATTTGATTATGGATGCTGAGAAAGTCATGGCGAACCCACAAGTGTGGGATGGCCTTAAGCTGTCTTTAAAAACGCATCAAATCAAAAACGACTTACCCTATCAAGACAGCTCTGTGGGAAGTAGCTTTACGTTACGCCCGCAACTGATCCCTCTTGATGTAAAAATAGTGCTGCTAGGCTCTCGCGACCTTTATTACACCATTGGTGAGTATGACGAAGAGTTTGCAGAGTTATTCCGTGTCCTTGCTGACTTTGATTATTACTTGCCAAGTAGCGATAAACTGCAATATCAGTTCATTACCAAGGTGACTGAATATTGTCAGCAAACACTCAATTGCACCGTAAATGAAGCGGCCATGGCGAGGTTATTAAAGTTTAGTTATCGCCAAGCTGAGCACCATAACAAACTCTCAGCTCGTTTTGCTGATGTATTAGAGTTAGTGGCAGAAGCTAGTTTTTATGCCAAACAAGATGGCCAAACCGTGATTGATGCTCATCACATAGATGAAGCCATTGTTGGTAAGCAATACCGTACAGGGCAAATTTCAGAAACCATGCTGAGTGATATCAAAGAGGGGCAAATTTTAATTGCAACCGAAGGTCACGCAGTGGGCAAAGTAAATGGCTTAACTGTGCTGCACATTGGCGATACCTCATTTGGTACACCGGCACGCATAACAGCCACTGTGTACGCAGGTGCAGATGGCGTAATTGACGTTGAACGTGAAGCCGAGCTGGGTAAAGCCATTCACTCAAAAGGGGTGATGCTATTAACTGGTTACTTAGGTAATAAGTATGCTCAGCAATTTAGCCTAACGCTCAGTGCCAATATCGCAATAGAGCAAAGCTATGGCTACATCGACGGTGATAGCGCCTCATTAGCAGAGCTGTGCGCACTTATATCAGCCATTACGAACTTACCTATTAGCCAATCTATCGCACTGACGGGGTCAATTAACCAGCATGGAGATGTGCAATCAATTGGTGGCGTAAACGAGAAAATAGAAGGCTTCTTCAAACTTTGTAAAATGCGTGGCTTAACCGGTGAGCAAGGGGTGATTATTCCTAAATCAAACCAAGTTAATTTAGTGCTTGATGACGAAGTACTCGATGCCGTTGAAAAAGGGCGCTTTAATATTTATGCCGTTGAAACGGTTGATCAAGCACTGAGCTTATTAATGGATAAAGACGCAGGTGAAATGACCGCAGAAGGCTACCCTGAAGGCTCTATAAACGCGCTAGCCTTAGCAAGGCTTGCCAATATTGCAGATATCGTAAATGGTGACAATGATGATGAGAAGGACGCAGAATGATTAATTTAATACTTTTACTGATCATTGGTATTTTTTGTTTTTTAATCTTTAAAAACAGTAAAAAGGCGAAGCTACAAGCCCTTGAAAATGAAAAGCTCGCCGCGGACTTTTTAGCAAATAACAGTAAAGCTGACGATGTTCATGAAACCGCATCTGGGCTGCAATACAAAATTGAGCAAAGTTCAGGGAATGACACAAAGCCAAGTGCAACCAGTAAAGTAAAGGTTCACTATCATGGCACGCTCATGGATGGCAGTGTTTTTGACAGCTCAGTGGTAAGAAACTCACCAATCAGTTTTGGTTTAAATCAAGTCATTGCAGGTTGGACTGAGGGCTTACAGCTAATGAACGAAGGGGATAAGTTTACCTTTTATATCCCGCCACAGCTTGCATATGGCCGTAAACGCGTAGGCAGCATTCCAGCAGGCTCGCTACTTATATTTGATGTAGAGTTGATTAAGATAGAATCTTAAAATGTTAAAAAGGCTTCATCATGAAGCCTTTTTTAATTGTTATTTCTTAACCCTAACAAGCAAACCAACAGCACTGAGTAACATCACTACCGCCCACACTGGCCAATTGCCGTATTGACTATAAATACTATCGCCTTTGATTAAAGTGATATTGGCCTCAAGTACATCAGCTTTAAATTGTGGCATAGCTAATTGTGATTTAGCGATAGGGTCGTAAACGGCGCTAATACCATTATTCGTCACACGAATTAGTGGGCGCTGTAACTCTAGGGCGCGCATGCGTGCTATTTGCATATGTTGATGCGGGCCGTGAGAGTCACCAAACCATGCATCGTTACTCACCGTGAATAAAATGTCGGAGTCACTGCGATAATTACCACGAACCAACTCAGAAAAAGCAATTTCATAGCAAATAGCCGGTAAAATATTTAAGCCATTTGCGCGTAAATTGTTTTGCACTTCATCGCCACGAGTGAAAGATGACATAGGTAAATCAAACAGTGGCGCAATTGGACGCAAGAAGTCCTGAAACGGCACAAACTCACCAATAGGTAATAACTGATGCTTTTGATAGCGGTTTTTACCTAAATATTGATAGTGGCCTTCACTGTCATCGGGTTCTTTTTTACCAAGCACTATTAAGGTATTAAAAATGTTACGCGTGTCGTATTGGTAATCAACGATACCGGTAATAAGCGCGGTGTCATTAAAGGTTGCGGCACTATCAAGGCCTGTTAAATATTCGGTTGATAAAGCTTCAAGTTCAGGCACAGCAGCTTCTGGCCAAACAATTAAATCAGCATTCCAATGTAGGCGAGTCATATCTTGGTATTTGCTCATAGTCGTCCAAAACTCAGACGGCTCAAAGCGAAGATGCTGTTTAATATTGCCCTGCACCAGTACTGTTTTAATGGTTTTGTCTTGGTAGTGTAGCTGGCTGCTGCTTGCAATCGTATATAAGCCAGCTAATAGAGCTACAGAGGCGATAAGTGGTTTGCCATCTTTGCTAGCTAGGTGATATAAAGCAAACGCAATTAACATACATACAAGCGTAATCCCAAACTCACCAATCACTGGGGCTAAAAAATTAAGTGGGCTGTCTGTTTGCGTATAACCAAAACTCAGCCACGGAAAGCCCGTTAGCAATGTGCCACGTAAGTACTCTGTGGTTGCTATAGCGGCGAGTAACCAACATATAAAGCTATATGGGCCTTTAGCAAGGCGAGTTGCCAGCCAAGTAGCTAATGCAGGATAAAGGGCTAAATAAGCACAAAGCAGCACCATTAACGAAAGTGATGCGATTAATGGCATGCCACCAAAGGTCGCTATTGAAACATGTACCCAGCTTATACCTGCACCAAACCAACCTAAACCAAATATAAAGCCATATTTAGCACTTTGTTTAGCGGCTAATTTACCGTTTGCGAGAGGGTTAATGCAGTAGAGTAGAGCACCAAGGGAAAGAAAAGTTATAAACCATAGGTTATAGGGGGCGTAACTTAAGGTTAAAAAGAGGCCCGCAACAAGTGCGAGCCAGGCTTTTTTATCTTTTGCAAGGTGACTTAGGTTAGTTAGCAGTTTCTTCACTGTCGTTATCATCAGCCTTTGGAATGGTGACTTGCAATTGTAAGATACGGCGGTTATCTGCGTTAGTGACTTTAAATTGTAAGCCTTCTACCTCGATTGTTTCACCACGGCTTGGCATGTGGCCAAATGCATGTAAAACAATACCACCTATGGTGTCAGCATCTGAGGTGCTGTAACCAGTTTTAAAATACTCGTTAAAGTCATCAACTTCGGTCAACGCTTGCACAGCGTAAACGTGTTTTGCAACTTGGCGAATATCTTGTAGGTCTTCACTTTCATCGTGCTCGTCTTCGATTTCACCAACGATGATTTCAAGGATATCTTCGATAGTGACAAGACCAGACACACCACCATACTCATCAATAACAATCGCCATGTGGTAACGTTGTTGACGGAACTCATTAAGCAGCGTGTCTACACGTTTACTTTCAGGCACTACAACTGCAGGACGCAAATATTCACGTAAAGAAGGCAGTTGCTCATCTTTATTGATGATCAGTGGTAATAAATCTTTTGCTAATAAAATACCTTCAACATGGTCTTTGTCTTCACATACCACAGGAAAACGTGAATGTGTTGAATCAACCATCATAGGTAATAGCTCTTCTAATGGTGTATCAACCTCTAAGGTTACCATTTGCGAGCGTGGGATCATGATGTCCCGCACTTTCAGCTCTGATACACCTAGCACCCCTTCAATCATATCTTTGGTTTCAGGGTCGATAAGGTCGCGTTCTTGCGCATCGGCAATTACTTCTACCAGCTCTTCTCTATTCTGGGGTTCCCCTTGCAACATTTGGGCTATGCGGCCCAGCCACGTTTTGCCAGAAGAACCCTGGCTAGTTTGCGAGTTGTCGTCGCTCATTGCGTCTAATTGCTCCGTTAATTTAAATATCGTCTCGATATGGGTCAGCGATGTTCAGATCGGCAAGTAATTGCTTTTCTATGCTTTCCATTTCAAGTGCATCTTCGTCCTTTATATGGTCAAATCCAAGTAAATGCAAGCATCCATGGATAACCATATGGGCAAAATGGTCGTGAAAGGTTTTTTCTTGCTCAATTGATTCGGCTAAAACAATAGCCGGACAAATGATTAAATCACCTACTAAAGGTAACTCAATGCCCGGTGGTGCTTCAAACGGAAAAGATAAGACATTAGTCGGTTTATCTTTGCCACGGTAATCATTGTTGAGCTGCTGGCTTTGTGTTTCATCGCTGATCACTATGGTCAGCTCTGCATCTTCACGGTAGTTGCTAAGGGCTTTGTCAGCCCATAGCTGGAATTGTTCAAAGCTTGGTAAGTCGTCAAACTCACAGGCTATTTGTAAATCTAATTCGGTCACGAGTTTGCTTCTTGTTGGTTTGCTTGCGCTTCTTTCGCACGTTGCTTTTCAGCACGTTTTAAACGTTCTGCTTCATCGTTACGCTCATAAGCTTCAACGATACGAGCAACAACCGGGTGGCGAACCACATCGTGTGATTGGAAGAAGTTAAAGCTAATTTCATCTACACCGTTTAATACTTCGATGGCATGACGTAGGCCTGAGCGGGCACCGCGCGGTAAATCGACTTGTGTAATATCACCCGTGATCACCGCTTTTGAATTAAAACCAATACGGGTTAAGAACATTTTCATTTGTTCTGCTGTGGTGTTTTGGCTTTCATCAAGAATAATAAATGCGTCATTAAGCGTACGGCCACGCATGTAGGCAAGGGGCGCAACTTCAATCACGTTTTTCTCAATCAGTTTTTCAACTCGTTCAAAACCCAGCATTTCAAATAACGCATCGTATAAAGGTCGTAAATACGGGTCGATTTTTTGGCTTAAGTCACCTGGTAAAAAGCCTAGCTTTTCACCTGCTTCAACCGCAGGACGGGTTAATAAAATACGGCGAATTTCTTGACGCTCTAAGGCATCAACAGCTGCAGCAACCGCTAAATAAGTTTTACCTGTACCGGCCGGGCCAATACCAAAGGTAATATCGTGGTGCAAAATATTTGCAACATACACGCCTTGATTATCATTGCGCGGTTTAATAACGCCACGGCGAGTTTTAATCACCATGTCTTTGCCATATACACCTGGGTTTTCATCTTGCTCAAGCGCATTTGATTCGCTAATTGCCAAATGTACGGCTTCAGGTTCAATTTCGCCAATCAGGCCGCGAATAGGTTGAGTTTCAATATAGAGGTTTTTTAGTATCTCAACAGCCGCAGCTGCAAGGTGCAGTTTACCGGTTACTCTGAAGAAATTATCACGGTGTGCAATCTCAACACCAAGGCGGCGTTCAATTTGCTTAATGTTTTCGTCAAACGGACCACATAAAGATGAAAGGCGTTTGTTGTCGGCGGGTTCTAAATAAATCTCTAATGTTTTTAACTGATTACTCAAAATTGCTTCCTATTGATGGGTGCAGGCTGTGCCTGCACCAAATGTCACCCTAAGGTACGAAAGTAGCAACGCCAATTTCGTTAGGGGCCGTAGCAGCCTCAGCTTCAGCAGCTTTATTTAAAATCGCTGAAGGTGCCACATCACGGCGTAAGTTCATTTCTGATTCTGTACGAATTAATTCACCACGTAAAGAGTTTGGCAATGCTTCTGTAATACGTACATCAACGAATTGACCGATCACTGAGTGAGGGCCTTCAAAGTTAACCACTCGGTTGTTCTCAGTACGGCCACGTAATTCCATTGGGTTCTTCTTAGAAGGACCTTCAACTAGGATACGCTGTTCGGTATCAAACATTTGGCGGCTGATTTGCTGCGCCATTTGCGTGATACGGTTTTGCAGAATGTATAAACGTTCTTTTTTCTCTTGCTCTGTTACGTCATCTGGTAAATCAGCAGCAGGCGTACCAGGGCGCGCACTGTAGATGAAGCTAAAGCTCATATCAAAACCAATATCATTGATAAGGTTCATAGTTGCTTCAAAGTCCGCTTTGCTTTCGCCTGGGAAACCAATGATGAAGTCTGAAGACATGCTTAGGTTAGGGCGAATTTTACGTAACTTACGAATCGTAGATTTGTACTCGAGTGCAGTGTGACCACGTTTCATAAGGTTAAGAACACGGTCTGAACCACTTTGCACTGGTAAGTGTAGGTGGTCAACAAGCTCAGGTACGTCTGCGTACGCATCAATGATATCTGGCGTAAATTCTACAGGGTGTGATGTGGTGTAACGAATACGGTCAATACCGTCAATCGCAGCGACATAACGTAGTAGGTCAGAGAAGTAACAAATTTCACCGTCGTGAGTTTCACCACGATACGCATTTACGTTTTGACCAAGTAGGTTTACTTCGCGAACACCTTGCTCTGCAAGTTGGGCAACTTCAAGTAATACGTCATCAAGTGGGCGGCTTACTTCTTCACCACGCGTGTAAGGTACTACGCAGAATGTACAGTATTTAGAACAACCTTCCATAATTGATACAAACGCAGTTGGGCCTTCCGCTTTTGGCTCAGGTAAACGGTCGAACTTTTCAATCTCAGGGAATGAAACGTCAACTACCGAGCTGCTGTCGCCACTTTGCACTTGCTTAATCATTTCAGGTAAGCGGTGTAATGTTTGCGGGCCAAAGATTACATCAACAAACGGTGCACGTTGACGAATTGAGTCACCTTCTTGCGATGCAACACAGCCACCAACACCAATGATTAAGTCAGGTTTGTCGTCTTTTAATAGTTTCCAACGGCCAAGCTGATGGAATACTTTCTCTTGTGCCTTTTCACGGATTGAACAGGTATTGAGTAAGATCACGTCAGCGTCTTCAGCTTCTTCAGTTAACTGATAGCCGTTAGTCGCATCTAGTAGATCAGCCATTTTCTGAGAGTCGTACTCGTTCATCTGACAACCCCAGGTTTTAATATGCAGCTTTTTACTCATTGAAATATAGCCTCGTTTTCAATTCGGTAGTGACACAAAAATGTGTTAGAAACAGGATTAAGTGGCAAGTATGCCGACTTAAAGGACGCGTATTTTAGCTGGATACCCGCACAGATCCAAGTATAGTTTTTATCTTTGTGGTGTGAAATCAAACAAGTCACTGTTTTGAAATTCATAAGCGGTAAATGCACTGACACACAATATTGAATTACGTTACAATTTATCCCGTATTTAAATAGCCAAATGAGCGAATATTAAATGAATAAAAATAAGGTAATTGTTGTCGGTGGCGGCATGGTAGGTGCTGCTACTGCTGTAAAACTGGCTAAGCAGGGTAGGGATGTCACCGTTATTGAAAAGCACCTTATCGATGCTGATCACATTTTAAGCTCAGATAAGGTAGATATTCGCATTTCGGCTATTAATCGTTTTTCAGAGAATTTACTTGATGAGCTTGGTGCAATGCCGTTACTAAGACGCAATCGTATTGCACCTTATCAACAACTAGAGGCCTACCAGCAACAAGGCGAGAATTTATTGTTTGATAGCCATGAGATAGGCGAAACGCATTTAGGTCATTTAATCGAAAATAATTTAATTCAAGCAAGTCTTTGGCAGCAATTCGCCAAGTACAACATCGAAGTGATAGAGCAGTTATCAGCCATTACGGATATTACTCAAACGGCTGATTCAATCACCTTACATTATGGCGATACTCAATATACCGCTGATTTAGTTGTTGCTGCAGATGGTGGACAGTCACAATTGCGAACTAAAGCTGGTTTAGGTGTAACGGGTTGGCAATATGGCCAGCATTGCATGGGCGTGTTAATCAAATTAGATGCCCCGCAGCAGGTAAAAACGTGGCAACAATTTACGCCAACCGGGCCCGTAGCGTTTCTACCGATGCAGGCGCCTTATGCTAATTTAATTTGTTATCACGATGCTGCGGTTTTAAAGCAGTGGCAAACATTGTCGAATGAGCAACTTAAAGCAAAGCTCATTGAACATTTCCCTGAATTACCGGGCGATTTTGAGTTACTTGAGCATGCTGTTTTTCCACTTGCACGCCAACATGCCAATGATTATTCGCACGGACGTTTAGTTTTAGTGGGTGATTCGGCGCACACAATTAACCCGCTTGCTGGGCAAGGTGTGAACTTAGGCTTTCAAGATGTTGTAGCACTGGCAGATATTTTGGCAGATCAACCTGATGTTGGTCAGCAAGCGTTATTAAAGCGCTACGAGAAAAAACGCCGCCACGCTAATTTACTGATGATGAGCATGATGGATGCGTGTTATTTTGGTTTTTCAAACGAGATTAAACCACTGAGCTGGGTGCGCAGTAAGTTTTTAAAGCTTGCTAATAACACAGGCCCTGCAAAAAACTGGGTTTTAAAGTATGCGATCAGCGGGACATCAAGTTAATCGTACAAAAGACAAAGAAGCGGGGTAATGAAAATTAGCCCGTTTTTTTGTGCTAAAAATTACCGAATATACTTTGGAGAAACTTGAAACTTGAAACTTGAAACTTGAAACTTGAAACTTGAAACTTGAAACTTGAAACTTGAAACTTGAAACTTGAAACTTGAAACTTGAAACTTGAAACTTGAAACTTGAAACTTGAAACTTGAAACTTGAAACTTGAAACTTGAAACTTGAAACTTGAAAGGGAAGTAAGTAGTTGGCTGGGATACCAGGATTTGAACCTGGGAATGGCAGGATCAAAACCTGCTGCCTTACCGCTTGGCGATATCCCAACGCTAAACTTGAAGAGTTTTAGTTCTACTTAAGAACATGGTGCGGAAGGAGAGACTTGAACTCTCACAACCGAAGTTACTGGAACCTAAATCCAGCGCGTCTACCAATTCCGCCACTCCCGCATCATTTGTACTAAAAGTACTGGTAGTTATTTTAGACTCTTCATTGAGTATTCTTTATCACTTTAAGAAAGTGGCTGGGATACCAGGATTTGAACCTGGGAATGGCAGGATCAAAACCTGCTGCCTTACCGCTTGGCGATATCCCAACAAAGAATAATTTGATAGTTTTGGTTCTTAT
Above is a window of Pseudoalteromonas shioyasakiensis DNA encoding:
- a CDS encoding FAD-dependent oxidoreductase; protein product: MNKNKVIVVGGGMVGAATAVKLAKQGRDVTVIEKHLIDADHILSSDKVDIRISAINRFSENLLDELGAMPLLRRNRIAPYQQLEAYQQQGENLLFDSHEIGETHLGHLIENNLIQASLWQQFAKYNIEVIEQLSAITDITQTADSITLHYGDTQYTADLVVAADGGQSQLRTKAGLGVTGWQYGQHCMGVLIKLDAPQQVKTWQQFTPTGPVAFLPMQAPYANLICYHDAAVLKQWQTLSNEQLKAKLIEHFPELPGDFELLEHAVFPLARQHANDYSHGRLVLVGDSAHTINPLAGQGVNLGFQDVVALADILADQPDVGQQALLKRYEKKRRHANLLMMSMMDACYFGFSNEIKPLSWVRSKFLKLANNTGPAKNWVLKYAISGTSS